The following proteins come from a genomic window of Cervus canadensis isolate Bull #8, Minnesota chromosome 3, ASM1932006v1, whole genome shotgun sequence:
- the LOC122438161 gene encoding uncharacterized protein LOC122438161 isoform X2, which yields MFIKQYNGLRLMPVWLSNCQQINVPHLTPTLITWINHLHSVSWHNRWKGTGQRTLTGEPPRGGPRSGRSPGGSAADHRHSEAPDLEASPPTPRKQTPPLTGALTPAEQREALLDTQAGSGHHHANPTPCCKVLSVVSDSVRPHRRQPTRLPRPWDSPGRNTGVGCHCLLRMRLPGKGMIAQVSGPTSPTGEQTPEEEDGCLCHASPST from the exons ATGTTCATCAAACAGTATAATG gactcaGGCTGATGCCAGTCTGGTTGAGCAACTGCCAACAAATCA ACGTTCCTCATCTTACCCCTACGTTAATCACGTGGATTAATCATCTGCACTCGGTGAGCTGGCACAACAGGTGGAAGGGGACAGGGCAGAGGACACTCACAGGGGAGCCGCCCAGGGGAGGACCACGCAGTGGCCGTTCTCCCGGTGGGAGCGCCGCGGATCACAGACACAGCGAAGCACCAGACCTGGAGGCCTCTCCTCCAACACCTAGGAAGCAGACCCCACCCCTGACAGGCGCACTGACACCCGCAGAGCAGAGGGAGGCCCTGCTGGATACCCAGGCAGGCTCTGGTCACCACCACGCCAATCCAACTCCCTGCTGCAAAGTCCtgtcggtcgtgtccgactctgtgcgaccccacagacggcagcccaccaggctcccccgtccctgggattctccaggcaggaacactggagtgggttgccattgccttctccgaatgagACTCCCTGGCAAGGGGATGATCGCTCAAGTCTCTGGACCAACCTCGCCCACCGGGGAGCAGACACCAGAA gaaGAAGATGGATGTTTATGTCATGCCAGCCCCAGTACCTAA
- the LOC122438161 gene encoding uncharacterized protein LOC122438161 isoform X1, translating into MLLFTTHVRLLMSRVTYSCVSPGLEAVNEDDVPHLTPTLITWINHLHSVSWHNRWKGTGQRTLTGEPPRGGPRSGRSPGGSAADHRHSEAPDLEASPPTPRKQTPPLTGALTPAEQREALLDTQAGSGHHHANPTPCCKVLSVVSDSVRPHRRQPTRLPRPWDSPGRNTGVGCHCLLRMRLPGKGMIAQVSGPTSPTGEQTPEEEDGCLCHASPST; encoded by the exons ATGCTGCTATTCACCACACATGTAAGATTGCTAATGTCAAGAGTAACTTATTCCTGTGTCTCTCCTGGTCTAGAAGCTGTCAATGAAGATG ACGTTCCTCATCTTACCCCTACGTTAATCACGTGGATTAATCATCTGCACTCGGTGAGCTGGCACAACAGGTGGAAGGGGACAGGGCAGAGGACACTCACAGGGGAGCCGCCCAGGGGAGGACCACGCAGTGGCCGTTCTCCCGGTGGGAGCGCCGCGGATCACAGACACAGCGAAGCACCAGACCTGGAGGCCTCTCCTCCAACACCTAGGAAGCAGACCCCACCCCTGACAGGCGCACTGACACCCGCAGAGCAGAGGGAGGCCCTGCTGGATACCCAGGCAGGCTCTGGTCACCACCACGCCAATCCAACTCCCTGCTGCAAAGTCCtgtcggtcgtgtccgactctgtgcgaccccacagacggcagcccaccaggctcccccgtccctgggattctccaggcaggaacactggagtgggttgccattgccttctccgaatgagACTCCCTGGCAAGGGGATGATCGCTCAAGTCTCTGGACCAACCTCGCCCACCGGGGAGCAGACACCAGAA gaaGAAGATGGATGTTTATGTCATGCCAGCCCCAGTACCTAA